Proteins found in one Micromonospora sp. WMMD1082 genomic segment:
- a CDS encoding MoxR family ATPase: protein MNSQEPLTQQEVQGFAALAARLAENVNTVVLGKPQVVRLALTALFAQGHVLLEDVPGVGKTTLARAIAATVKGQWRRIQFTPDLLPSDVSGVTIFNQATRGFEFHPGPVFANIVIADEINRASPKTQSALLEVMEERTVTVDGVRHPVPQPFLVVATQNPVEMDGTYRLPEAQLDRFLVKLSVGYPDESVEVEVLRGATVRSPEALTAVTDTATVGEMVRMARRVHIAEPLYAYAVRLAAATRTHPQVRVGVSPRGVIALTRAACAYALIDGRGWIMPEDLKILTEPVFAHRLLLTPDAQVRGVTAADVLRQAVASVPVPLPSGQPAPAQL from the coding sequence GTGAACAGCCAGGAACCGCTCACCCAGCAGGAGGTGCAGGGCTTCGCCGCCCTGGCCGCCCGGCTGGCCGAGAACGTCAACACGGTGGTGCTCGGCAAACCGCAGGTGGTCCGCCTGGCGTTGACCGCGTTGTTCGCCCAGGGGCACGTGCTGCTGGAGGACGTGCCCGGGGTGGGCAAGACGACCCTGGCGCGGGCGATCGCGGCGACGGTGAAGGGGCAGTGGCGGCGGATCCAGTTCACCCCGGACCTGCTGCCCTCCGACGTGTCCGGGGTGACCATCTTCAACCAGGCCACCCGGGGCTTCGAGTTCCACCCCGGTCCGGTGTTCGCCAACATCGTCATCGCCGACGAGATCAACCGGGCGTCACCGAAGACGCAGTCGGCGCTGCTGGAGGTGATGGAGGAGCGGACGGTCACCGTGGACGGGGTACGGCATCCGGTGCCGCAGCCGTTCCTGGTGGTGGCCACGCAGAACCCGGTGGAGATGGACGGCACCTACCGGCTGCCGGAGGCGCAGCTGGACCGGTTCCTGGTGAAGTTGTCGGTGGGCTATCCGGACGAGTCGGTGGAGGTGGAGGTGTTGCGCGGGGCGACGGTGCGCTCCCCCGAGGCGCTCACGGCGGTCACCGACACCGCCACCGTCGGCGAGATGGTCCGGATGGCGCGCCGGGTGCACATCGCCGAGCCGCTCTACGCGTACGCGGTGCGGCTGGCCGCGGCCACCCGCACCCATCCGCAGGTCCGCGTCGGCGTCAGCCCGCGCGGGGTGATCGCGTTGACCCGGGCGGCCTGCGCGTACGCGCTGATCGACGGGCGGGGCTGGATCATGCCGGAGGATCTGAAGATCCTCACCGAACCGGTCTTCGCCCATCGGCTGCTGCTCACCCCCGACGCCCAGGTGCGCGGGGTCACCGCCGCGGACGTGCTGCGTCAGGCCGTCGCCTCGGTGCCGGTGCCGCTGCCGTCGGGGCAGCCGGCCCCGGCGCAGCTCTGA
- a CDS encoding fibronectin type III domain-containing protein, whose amino-acid sequence MDEAVPTRTARSRSRLRGGLVTVGTVLALLAAMGLTVLGLGAADNAVASYDASSWLWSAARSELARVNGVTARVDTRMEVPAARRHPMQVVQTDRLLMLRDLNTGQISALDLATLQITATTPTTPGLGVSVALHEDAAFVVDAVQGVVRQLDPRSLAPVGEPVRYPPGITGGAFDGTGRLWIAVPAEGTVSAITPAALPSAPADGGQVGPPQVETYDVAETSHELVISTLDDGVAVLDRTAGALVTVVRGTTRRTALASTLTGPGIMPVRTSGPVVPVTVPGQRQVHAIGDGGEVRSFTVPGDGDRLGPAVAWAGRFYCADEAAGTVYAFDAAGQLTDTIRGRWGGPLELEVRENHLFINAPDAATARVVNDSHQVREVDKYANDVLGGDPPPAPPPPPPPPKKPEVSRPGAPRSVTAAAGDAQARVSWRPAAANGAAIVRYVVEGAGQRLEVGANQRSVEVKELTNGETYRFSVHAVNAKGAGPARNSNPVTPTAEVPDAPTSVTAEARADGTVVVSWPAANGQGNTIARYAVTATSAGTNAPAGEATGTELLIKSGELEYGTQYAFTVVSVNDKGAASEASPVSNTVVPFTVPGEPVELRASTVADRPGTVAVQWAPAPANGRPVSGYVVDVGGRRSEVTDTQATVDGLGDGQNVTVRVRAVNEAGEGPEATTTARTVAPPRVTVTGSSATATAATVTFTVDAGGGQATCTLTRSGQPARSGPCSSITMSGLTPGTGYTFTVTATNAAGTGTATRAQTTNALYGVATCNNGPEGDQRTYCDRDVAGRNGNEIFSVARQDNDRQVGWAKPGTRLKAFCKQRGEEVYAYIYNNEKRSTWWVQVDYSGKNYIPWAWLNLEGGDDINVLPTC is encoded by the coding sequence ATCGACGAGGCCGTTCCGACCCGCACCGCCCGATCCCGGTCCCGGTTACGCGGTGGTCTGGTCACTGTGGGCACGGTGCTGGCACTGCTGGCGGCGATGGGGCTCACCGTGCTCGGCCTGGGTGCGGCGGACAACGCGGTGGCCAGTTACGACGCGAGTTCGTGGCTGTGGAGCGCGGCGCGTAGCGAACTGGCCCGGGTCAACGGCGTCACCGCCCGGGTGGACACCCGGATGGAGGTGCCGGCGGCGCGGCGGCATCCGATGCAGGTGGTGCAGACGGACCGGTTGCTGATGCTGCGGGATCTGAACACGGGTCAGATCAGCGCCCTGGACCTGGCCACCCTGCAGATCACCGCGACCACTCCGACCACCCCCGGGCTGGGGGTGAGCGTGGCGCTGCACGAGGACGCGGCGTTCGTGGTGGACGCGGTGCAGGGCGTGGTGCGCCAACTGGACCCACGGTCGCTGGCGCCGGTGGGCGAGCCGGTGCGCTACCCGCCGGGGATCACCGGCGGGGCGTTCGACGGCACGGGGCGACTGTGGATCGCGGTTCCGGCCGAAGGGACCGTCTCGGCGATCACCCCGGCCGCGCTGCCGTCGGCCCCCGCCGACGGCGGGCAGGTGGGTCCGCCGCAGGTCGAGACGTACGACGTGGCCGAGACGAGCCACGAGTTGGTGATCTCCACGTTGGACGACGGGGTGGCGGTGCTGGACCGGACGGCCGGTGCGTTGGTGACGGTGGTGCGGGGCACCACGCGGCGGACGGCGTTGGCATCCACGTTGACCGGGCCGGGCATCATGCCGGTGCGCACGAGCGGGCCCGTGGTGCCGGTGACGGTGCCCGGGCAGCGGCAGGTGCACGCGATCGGCGACGGTGGCGAGGTGCGCTCGTTCACCGTGCCGGGTGACGGTGACCGGCTCGGTCCGGCGGTGGCGTGGGCCGGGCGGTTCTACTGCGCGGACGAGGCGGCGGGCACGGTGTACGCGTTCGACGCGGCGGGTCAGCTGACGGACACGATCCGGGGCCGCTGGGGTGGGCCGCTGGAGCTGGAGGTACGGGAGAACCACCTGTTCATCAACGCTCCCGACGCGGCGACCGCCCGGGTGGTCAACGACTCGCACCAGGTGCGGGAGGTCGACAAGTACGCCAACGACGTGCTCGGTGGCGACCCGCCGCCGGCTCCCCCGCCGCCGCCCCCGCCGCCGAAGAAGCCGGAGGTGAGCCGCCCGGGTGCGCCGCGCAGCGTGACCGCCGCGGCCGGTGACGCGCAGGCGCGGGTGAGTTGGCGGCCGGCGGCGGCCAACGGCGCGGCCATCGTCCGGTACGTGGTGGAGGGTGCCGGGCAGCGGCTGGAGGTCGGCGCGAACCAGCGGTCGGTGGAGGTCAAGGAGCTGACCAACGGCGAGACGTACCGGTTCTCGGTGCACGCGGTCAACGCCAAGGGCGCCGGTCCGGCGCGCAACAGCAACCCGGTGACGCCGACGGCGGAGGTGCCGGACGCGCCGACCTCGGTGACCGCCGAGGCGCGGGCCGACGGCACGGTGGTGGTGAGCTGGCCGGCGGCGAACGGGCAGGGCAACACCATCGCCCGGTACGCGGTGACGGCCACCTCGGCCGGCACGAACGCCCCGGCCGGGGAGGCGACCGGCACCGAGCTGCTGATCAAATCCGGTGAGCTGGAGTACGGCACGCAGTACGCCTTCACGGTGGTCTCGGTCAACGACAAGGGTGCGGCGTCGGAGGCGTCGCCGGTGAGCAACACGGTGGTGCCGTTCACGGTGCCCGGGGAGCCGGTGGAGCTGCGGGCGAGCACGGTCGCCGACCGGCCGGGAACGGTGGCGGTGCAGTGGGCGCCGGCACCGGCCAACGGACGGCCGGTGAGCGGCTACGTGGTGGACGTCGGCGGCCGCCGCAGCGAGGTCACCGACACCCAAGCCACCGTGGACGGCCTCGGCGACGGGCAGAACGTCACGGTGCGGGTCCGGGCGGTCAACGAGGCCGGCGAGGGCCCGGAGGCCACGACGACGGCGCGGACGGTGGCGCCGCCACGGGTGACGGTGACGGGTTCGTCGGCGACCGCCACGGCGGCGACGGTGACGTTCACCGTGGACGCCGGTGGTGGGCAGGCGACCTGCACGCTGACCCGGTCGGGACAGCCGGCCAGGAGCGGTCCCTGTTCGAGCATCACGATGAGCGGGCTGACGCCGGGCACCGGCTACACGTTCACGGTGACCGCGACCAACGCCGCCGGCACCGGGACCGCCACCAGGGCACAGACCACGAACGCCCTGTACGGCGTCGCCACCTGCAACAACGGCCCGGAGGGTGATCAGCGCACCTACTGCGACCGGGACGTCGCCGGCCGCAACGGCAACGAGATCTTCTCGGTGGCCCGGCAGGACAACGACCGCCAGGTCGGCTGGGCGAAGCCGGGCACCCGGCTGAAGGCGTTCTGCAAGCAGCGGGGCGAAGAGGTGTACGCGTACATCTACAACAACGAGAAGCGCAGCACCTGGTGGGTGCAGGTCGACTACAGCGGGAAGAACTACATCCCGTGGGCCTGGCTCAACCTGGAGGGTGGCGACGACATCAACGTCCTGCCCACCTGCTGA
- a CDS encoding ABC transporter permease — MNHLIKAEFRRLLATRMWSGLLLVAVLVGGGMMGSMALVGPENFDPPMPGLDTEAGIRSILGILGYTAFVPAAVGTLAVTSEYRHRTAAVTFLFAPRRWQVLAAKLAVYGAVGLMYGLLLAGTAAAALFAVAATRGVPLGLPAGTVLALLARIGLAMVVYLLIGVGMGALLRHQVVALCVVIGYLYLGEPLLMMIPGVNVLYPVLPGGATASLTGFTYVADAVAEQLGSTADPLLPPVTGALLLTAYALAASLIAVVVPMRRDIT; from the coding sequence ATGAACCACCTGATCAAAGCCGAGTTCCGTCGGTTGTTGGCCACCCGCATGTGGAGCGGGCTGCTGCTCGTCGCCGTGCTGGTCGGCGGCGGCATGATGGGTTCGATGGCGCTGGTCGGTCCGGAGAACTTCGACCCACCCATGCCCGGACTGGATACCGAAGCCGGCATCCGCTCGATCCTCGGCATCCTCGGCTACACGGCGTTCGTGCCGGCCGCCGTCGGCACTCTCGCCGTCACGTCCGAGTACCGGCACCGCACCGCCGCCGTCACGTTCCTGTTCGCGCCGCGCCGCTGGCAGGTGTTGGCCGCCAAGCTCGCCGTGTACGGCGCCGTTGGTCTGATGTACGGGCTGCTCCTCGCCGGCACCGCCGCCGCAGCCCTCTTCGCGGTCGCCGCCACCCGCGGCGTGCCGCTCGGCCTGCCGGCCGGCACGGTGTTGGCGCTGCTGGCCCGCATCGGCCTGGCCATGGTCGTATACCTGCTGATCGGCGTGGGCATGGGCGCCCTGCTCCGCCACCAGGTGGTAGCGCTCTGCGTCGTGATCGGCTATCTGTACCTGGGCGAGCCGCTGCTCATGATGATCCCCGGCGTCAACGTGCTCTATCCAGTTCTGCCCGGCGGTGCCACCGCCTCCCTCACCGGCTTCACCTACGTCGCCGACGCCGTGGCCGAACAGCTCGGCAGCACCGCCGACCCACTACTCCCACCCGTCACCGGCGCACTCCTGCTCACCGCGTACGCCCTCGCCGCCTCGCTGATCGCCGTCGTCGTTCCCATGCGCCGGGACATCACCTAG
- a CDS encoding ATP-binding cassette domain-containing protein gives MSSDRLTIEVSHLTKRYGEVTAVRELTFTVEPGVVTGFLGPNGAGKTTTMRMLTGLVSPTSGTATIGGRPYRRLSQPSRTVGAVFDSGAFHPGHTARDHLRVYAALGGYPDSRVTDLLDLLGLTEAADRRTQGFSTGMRQRLSLATALLGDPSVLLLDEPSNGLDPEGALWLRGFLRRLADDGRTVLVSSHVLSEIQQLVDDVVVIRRGELVAAGPWSRLAGPPAVLVSSPDADRLAAALRVSGPAGDAPRVEAVEAGRLRVHGLDAPRVADLAAAHRLRVHELVTESASLEQLFLQLTTDRTATA, from the coding sequence GTGAGCAGCGACCGACTGACGATCGAGGTCTCGCACCTGACCAAGCGGTACGGCGAGGTCACCGCCGTACGTGAGCTGACCTTCACCGTCGAGCCGGGCGTGGTCACCGGGTTTCTCGGCCCGAACGGCGCCGGCAAGACCACCACGATGCGCATGCTGACCGGCCTCGTGTCGCCCACCTCCGGCACCGCGACGATCGGAGGTCGGCCGTACCGGCGGCTGTCGCAGCCGTCACGCACCGTCGGGGCGGTGTTCGACTCAGGCGCGTTCCACCCCGGCCACACCGCTCGCGACCACCTGCGCGTCTATGCCGCGCTGGGCGGCTACCCCGACAGCCGGGTCACCGACCTGCTCGACCTGCTCGGGCTCACCGAGGCCGCCGACCGCCGCACCCAGGGGTTCTCCACCGGAATGCGACAACGGCTCAGCCTCGCCACCGCTCTGCTCGGCGACCCCTCGGTGCTGCTGCTGGACGAGCCGAGCAACGGCCTCGACCCCGAGGGCGCGCTCTGGCTGCGGGGTTTCCTGCGGCGGCTGGCCGACGACGGACGCACCGTCCTGGTCTCCAGCCACGTGCTCAGTGAGATCCAGCAACTCGTTGACGACGTGGTGGTGATCCGCCGCGGCGAACTCGTCGCCGCCGGACCATGGTCGCGGCTCGCCGGACCGCCGGCGGTACTGGTGAGCTCGCCGGATGCCGACCGGCTGGCCGCTGCCCTACGGGTCAGCGGACCAGCCGGCGACGCACCGCGAGTGGAAGCCGTCGAGGCAGGGCGGCTCCGGGTGCACGGGCTGGACGCACCGCGCGTCGCGGACCTGGCCGCCGCGCACCGGCTGCGGGTGCACGAGCTGGTCACTGAGAGCGCCAGCCTCGAACAACTCTTCCTCCAGCTGACCACCGACAGGACGGCCACCGCATGA
- a CDS encoding helix-turn-helix domain-containing protein: MTLSRDRWAELALHPVRIRILRAVAGTRLTTHDLVALLPDIPQATLYRHVATLVKAGLVEVVEERKVRGALERVYALPAGGATLDAAALATATPEDHARYFTAFVSSLLSEFSRYLTRGRIDFAADGAGYQQVVLHLTDAELARFAADLNQVIGPLLGNKPGGDRAPRLLATILLPADQPAATDDTTPEPPERPEGSGASEGIA; encoded by the coding sequence GTGACGTTGTCGAGGGACCGGTGGGCGGAGTTGGCGCTGCACCCGGTGCGCATCCGCATCCTGCGAGCCGTGGCGGGCACCCGGCTGACCACGCACGACCTCGTGGCGCTGTTGCCGGACATCCCGCAGGCCACGCTCTATCGGCACGTGGCCACGCTGGTCAAGGCCGGCCTGGTGGAGGTGGTCGAGGAGCGCAAGGTTCGCGGCGCCCTCGAGCGGGTCTACGCCCTACCGGCCGGCGGCGCGACACTGGACGCCGCTGCCCTGGCCACCGCGACGCCCGAGGATCACGCCCGCTACTTCACCGCGTTCGTGTCCAGCCTGCTGTCGGAGTTCTCCCGTTATCTCACCCGAGGGCGGATCGACTTCGCCGCCGATGGCGCTGGTTACCAGCAGGTCGTGCTCCACCTGACCGACGCGGAGCTGGCCAGGTTCGCCGCCGACCTCAACCAGGTCATCGGCCCATTGCTGGGCAACAAGCCCGGCGGCGACCGGGCGCCTCGGCTGCTGGCCACCATCCTGCTGCCGGCCGACCAGCCGGCGGCCACCGACGACACCACACCAGAGCCGCCGGAGCGACCAGAAGGCTCCGGCGCGAGCGAAGGGATTGCCTGA
- a CDS encoding GntR family transcriptional regulator, whose translation MPLPVGPRVVSRSLLRDDAFRAIRDAIVNGTLAPGERLNDGDLAQWLGVSRTPVREALTRLEEAGLVRTKPGRYTMVSPLDTRALLGAQSVTTAMHELAVREALPNLSAAELDAMRAANARFAQALRANDVDAALAADDDFHGVAVAASANAALRSVLEQFTPALRRLERLRFSSLSGRGSVAQHERIIALCEAGDVEAAVAATRANWQTLAPLLETAIDEDEAGSDRS comes from the coding sequence ATGCCGCTTCCCGTTGGTCCCCGGGTCGTCTCCCGCTCGTTGCTGCGCGACGATGCCTTCCGAGCGATCCGTGACGCGATCGTCAACGGCACGCTGGCCCCGGGCGAGCGGCTCAACGACGGCGACCTCGCACAGTGGCTCGGCGTCAGCCGCACTCCGGTGCGCGAGGCCCTGACCCGCCTCGAGGAGGCCGGCCTGGTCCGCACCAAGCCGGGCCGTTACACGATGGTCAGCCCGCTCGACACGCGGGCGCTGCTCGGCGCCCAGTCGGTGACCACCGCAATGCACGAGCTGGCCGTACGCGAGGCGCTGCCCAACCTGTCCGCCGCCGAGCTGGACGCGATGCGCGCGGCCAACGCCCGCTTCGCTCAGGCGCTGCGGGCCAACGACGTCGACGCGGCCCTCGCGGCCGACGACGACTTCCACGGTGTCGCGGTGGCCGCCTCGGCCAACGCGGCGCTGCGATCGGTGCTCGAGCAGTTCACGCCCGCCCTGCGGCGGCTCGAGCGGCTCCGGTTCTCGTCGTTGAGCGGCCGCGGCTCGGTGGCCCAGCACGAACGCATCATCGCGCTGTGCGAGGCCGGCGACGTCGAGGCCGCGGTCGCCGCCACCCGCGCCAACTGGCAAACCCTGGCACCCCTGCTGGAGACCGCGATCGACGAGGACGAGGCCGGATCCGACCGAAGCTGA
- a CDS encoding LuxR family transcriptional regulator yields the protein MELYGRDTELGRISRFLESVRRGGDVRLVRGEPGIGKSALLAAAADLATEAAMRVLRASGSEFEADISYSFLNQLLLPLHSDVQRLPPGLRDALTVALGFGPGPPPAALLVCNAALSLLVTAAKAAPVLLMVDDVQWIDRPSAVVLGFIARRVAGSPVGVVVSSRSGTESFLDRRGLTEVVVQPLSAEASAQLVQARFPSLPPRTRQQVLDLAQGNPLALVELPATLTGSTAHGSIMHGSIMHCPAAHPPERSGLVPLSERLQTLFAARIAELPDATRRLLLLATFEGSGDVRVLRGMTDLTDLAPAERVQLLRVDDVSARITFRHPLIQSAIVAMSTHEERRTAHLAIADALPGDQERRAWHLAAATAGPDETVAALLDEAAHRVMMRGDALGAVAALVRAAELSASTAHRARRLAQAAYLGAEAGGAGDTTTLLADARTTSLDAAGSLHAANAAALLMLNGDGDVHTAHRLLAGAIETGDHGWRADDQALDEAMHTLVLLSWYAGTPEHWAVFHRAMARLVPGPSDILSVMSRTFPDPVRTGAAARPDLDALLATLTDEDDLTRVMRIGTASVYLDRLADNRESSWRLVHQGRDGGAPRRQLGALMHLCLDDYLTGRWDEAEELAHEGQRVAASSGLPFFGWYFLYHRAIIAAGRGRADEAYKLADEITHWALPRGVAGAAAIAHHPRTLAAAADGNFESAYLHATAMSPAGVLAPYVPICTWVMFDLVEAALRTGRTAEARAHADAMRVADVAALSPRMALIQRGVDALVLDGDEAGARLEEMLRDPAAERWLFEASRIRLAFAEKLRRQRAFSAARSHLLNARTGFAAMGAEPWLTRTVQELRATGYRPVVGDAPVPLTAQELEIAGLAASGMSNKQIAERLFLSHRTVGTHLYRIFPKLGISSRAGLRDALSRISRTP from the coding sequence GTGGAGCTCTACGGCCGCGACACCGAGCTGGGGCGCATCTCCCGCTTCCTGGAGTCGGTGCGGCGTGGCGGTGACGTACGTCTGGTCCGTGGCGAACCGGGCATCGGGAAGTCGGCGCTGCTCGCCGCCGCGGCGGACCTCGCGACCGAGGCCGCGATGCGGGTGCTGCGGGCCTCCGGCTCCGAGTTCGAGGCGGACATCAGCTATTCGTTCCTCAACCAGTTGTTGCTTCCCCTGCACTCGGACGTGCAGCGACTACCGCCCGGCCTGCGCGACGCGCTGACCGTCGCGCTCGGATTCGGCCCCGGCCCGCCGCCGGCCGCGCTGCTGGTCTGCAACGCCGCCCTGTCGCTGCTGGTGACCGCCGCGAAGGCGGCGCCGGTCCTGCTGATGGTCGACGACGTGCAGTGGATCGACCGGCCGAGCGCCGTGGTGCTCGGTTTCATCGCCCGCCGCGTCGCCGGTTCCCCGGTCGGCGTCGTGGTCTCCTCCCGCTCCGGGACGGAGAGCTTCCTCGACCGGCGCGGCCTCACCGAGGTGGTGGTGCAGCCACTCAGCGCGGAGGCGTCCGCGCAGCTCGTGCAGGCGCGCTTTCCGAGCCTGCCGCCACGCACCCGGCAGCAGGTGCTCGACCTCGCCCAGGGCAACCCGCTGGCGCTCGTCGAACTGCCGGCCACGCTGACCGGATCGACCGCGCACGGTTCGATCATGCACGGTTCGATCATGCACTGTCCGGCCGCCCACCCTCCGGAACGGTCCGGCCTGGTGCCGCTGAGCGAGCGGCTCCAGACTCTCTTCGCCGCGCGGATCGCGGAGCTGCCCGATGCCACGCGCCGGCTGCTGCTGCTCGCCACGTTCGAGGGCAGCGGCGACGTCCGGGTACTGCGCGGGATGACCGACCTCACCGATCTGGCCCCGGCCGAGCGGGTGCAACTTCTCCGGGTGGACGACGTGTCGGCGCGCATCACGTTCCGCCATCCACTGATCCAGTCGGCGATCGTCGCGATGTCCACCCACGAGGAACGGCGTACCGCCCACCTGGCCATCGCCGACGCGCTCCCCGGCGACCAGGAGCGCCGCGCCTGGCATCTGGCCGCGGCGACCGCCGGCCCGGACGAGACGGTCGCGGCGCTGCTCGACGAGGCGGCGCACCGGGTCATGATGCGCGGTGACGCCCTGGGAGCCGTCGCGGCCCTGGTTCGGGCCGCGGAACTGAGCGCCAGCACGGCGCACCGGGCACGGCGGCTGGCCCAGGCCGCCTATCTCGGCGCCGAGGCCGGCGGAGCCGGCGATACGACCACCCTGCTGGCCGACGCGCGCACGACCAGTCTCGACGCCGCCGGATCGCTGCACGCGGCCAACGCGGCGGCGCTGCTGATGCTCAACGGCGACGGCGACGTGCACACCGCCCACCGGCTGCTGGCCGGGGCGATCGAGACCGGCGACCACGGTTGGCGGGCCGACGACCAGGCGCTCGACGAGGCTATGCACACCCTCGTCCTGCTCTCCTGGTACGCCGGCACCCCGGAACACTGGGCGGTGTTCCATCGGGCGATGGCGCGGCTCGTCCCCGGCCCGAGCGACATCCTCTCGGTGATGAGCCGGACCTTCCCCGATCCGGTACGCACCGGCGCTGCCGCCCGGCCTGATCTCGATGCCCTGCTCGCCACCCTGACCGACGAGGACGACCTGACCCGGGTCATGCGGATAGGTACCGCGTCGGTCTACCTGGACCGGCTCGCCGACAATCGGGAGTCGTCGTGGCGGCTGGTCCACCAGGGCCGCGACGGCGGCGCGCCGCGACGGCAGTTGGGTGCGCTGATGCATCTCTGCCTGGACGACTACCTCACCGGCCGGTGGGACGAGGCCGAGGAACTGGCCCACGAGGGCCAGCGGGTCGCCGCCTCCAGCGGGCTGCCCTTCTTCGGCTGGTACTTCCTCTACCACCGGGCCATCATCGCGGCTGGCCGTGGCCGAGCCGACGAGGCGTACAAGCTGGCCGACGAGATCACCCACTGGGCACTGCCGCGCGGAGTCGCGGGCGCGGCGGCCATCGCGCACCACCCGCGCACGCTCGCCGCGGCGGCTGACGGCAACTTCGAGTCCGCCTACCTGCACGCCACCGCGATGAGCCCGGCCGGCGTCCTCGCGCCGTACGTGCCGATCTGCACCTGGGTGATGTTCGACCTGGTGGAGGCGGCGCTGCGCACCGGGCGTACGGCCGAGGCCCGGGCACACGCCGACGCGATGCGGGTGGCGGACGTGGCCGCGCTGTCGCCGCGGATGGCGCTGATCCAGCGCGGCGTGGACGCGCTCGTGCTCGACGGCGACGAGGCCGGCGCGCGGCTCGAGGAGATGCTGCGGGATCCCGCCGCGGAGCGCTGGCTGTTCGAGGCGTCCCGGATCCGGCTCGCCTTCGCCGAGAAGCTCCGCCGCCAGCGGGCATTCTCCGCTGCCCGCTCCCACCTGCTGAACGCCCGCACCGGGTTCGCCGCCATGGGTGCCGAGCCGTGGCTGACCCGGACCGTCCAGGAGTTGCGGGCCACCGGCTACCGTCCCGTCGTCGGGGACGCACCCGTCCCGCTGACCGCTCAGGAACTCGAGATCGCCGGGCTGGCGGCGAGCGGCATGAGCAACAAACAGATCGCCGAGCGTCTCTTCCTGTCCCACCGGACCGTGGGTACGCACCTCTACCGGATCTTTCCCAAACTCGGTATCTCGTCAAGGGCCGGGCTGCGGGACGCCCTCTCGCGAATCAGTCGGACCCCCTGA
- the wrbA gene encoding NAD(P)H:quinone oxidoreductase — MSHPVRLAVIYYSATGTGTQIAQEIARAAEGAGAEVRLRKAAELAPQAAIDSNPAWAAHHAATASVPVPIPEDLVWADAVIFGSPTRFGNIAAQLKQFFDTLSPLWQEGSLADKVYSGFTSTGTRHGGHESTLLAMYNSIHHFGGIIVPPGYTDPVKFVDGNPYGTSHHAVFGPDLGSIDDDTRNAARHQAERVVRIARALKQGSTD; from the coding sequence ATGTCCCACCCCGTCAGACTCGCGGTGATCTACTATTCCGCGACCGGCACCGGCACCCAGATCGCGCAGGAGATCGCGCGGGCCGCCGAGGGCGCCGGCGCGGAGGTCCGCCTCCGCAAGGCCGCCGAGTTGGCCCCACAGGCCGCGATCGACTCGAACCCGGCCTGGGCCGCCCACCATGCGGCCACCGCGAGCGTGCCCGTACCGATCCCCGAGGATCTTGTGTGGGCGGATGCCGTCATCTTCGGCTCACCGACGCGGTTCGGCAACATCGCCGCCCAGTTGAAGCAGTTCTTCGACACCCTGTCGCCGCTGTGGCAGGAGGGCAGCCTGGCCGACAAGGTCTACAGTGGCTTCACCTCGACCGGCACCCGCCACGGTGGGCACGAGTCGACCCTGCTCGCCATGTACAACAGCATCCACCACTTCGGCGGCATCATCGTGCCACCGGGATACACCGACCCGGTCAAGTTCGTCGACGGCAACCCGTACGGCACCTCGCACCACGCCGTGTTCGGCCCCGACCTCGGTTCGATCGACGACGACACCCGTAACGCCGCCCGCCACCAAGCCGAGCGGGTGGTGCGGATCGCGCGGGCGCTCAAGCAGGGCAGCACCGACTGA
- a CDS encoding glucose 1-dehydrogenase yields the protein MGRVAGKTAVVTGGAMGMGAATVRRLVAEGANVVIADVDVVAAEALAAELGPKAVVEELDVRSPDQWVAVVQRTEGRFGSVDILVNNAGIADPAPLQEWDTARLQRTLDVNLIGVFNGIQAVAPAMKRAGGGSIVNIGSVGALQGIPRMSGYVVSKWAVRGLTKTVALELGAYGIRVNAVHPGQINTPMTSGVTFDTTNVALGRVGEPDDIARIVLFLASDDARFVTGSEIAGDGGQIAGPADYQGLPR from the coding sequence ATGGGGCGAGTAGCAGGAAAGACCGCAGTGGTCACCGGCGGTGCGATGGGAATGGGCGCCGCCACCGTCCGCCGGCTCGTCGCCGAGGGCGCGAACGTGGTCATCGCCGACGTGGACGTCGTGGCGGCCGAGGCCCTCGCTGCCGAGCTTGGACCGAAGGCCGTCGTCGAGGAACTCGACGTACGGTCACCGGACCAGTGGGTGGCCGTCGTCCAGCGTACGGAGGGGCGCTTCGGCTCCGTCGACATCCTGGTCAACAACGCGGGCATCGCCGATCCGGCTCCCCTGCAGGAGTGGGACACGGCACGGCTGCAGCGCACGCTGGACGTCAACCTGATCGGCGTCTTCAACGGCATCCAGGCCGTGGCCCCGGCGATGAAGCGGGCCGGTGGCGGGTCGATCGTCAACATCGGCTCCGTGGGCGCGCTCCAGGGCATCCCCAGAATGTCCGGTTACGTGGTGTCCAAGTGGGCGGTCCGCGGGCTGACCAAGACCGTCGCGCTGGAGTTGGGTGCATACGGGATTCGGGTGAACGCCGTCCACCCGGGACAGATCAACACGCCGATGACGAGCGGCGTCACCTTCGACACCACGAACGTCGCGCTCGGCCGGGTCGGCGAGCCGGACGACATCGCCCGGATCGTGCTCTTTCTCGCGAGTGACGACGCCCGGTTCGTCACGGGTAGCGAGATAGCTGGCGATGGCGGCCAGATCGCTGGTCCGGCCGACTATCAGGGGCTACCCCGATAG